ACCAACGATAATAATCGAACTAGGAAGCGTTTCCATTTTTAGAGCATGATCCGAAGACATTACATACTCTCCGTCTAATTCTAAACCTGGTAATGAATTTGGACGAGAACCTGTTGCAATAAGTACATTTTTCGGAATTAACATTTCATTCTCTTCTCCACTTGCAAGTTCAACTGAAATTGTCCCTGGCATCGGAGAGAAAATAGATGGGCCAAGAATACGGCCAATACCTTCAAACACATCAATTTTACCTTGTTTCATTAAGTGTTGAACACCTTTATGCAGTTGCGTTACAATCTTCTCTTTACGCTCTTGTACTTTCGCAAAGTTTAGTTCTACATTACTTGCAATAACCCCGAACTCTTCGCTTTTTTTAGCAGTTGCGTATACTTCCGCACTACGTAAAAGGGCTTTACTAGGAATACATCCTTTGTGTAAACAAGTACCACCAAGATTTTCTTTTTCAACAAGTGCAGTTTTTAAACCTAGTTGTGATGCACGAATTGCAGCAACATATCCACCAGTACCGCCGCCAACGATGACTAAATCATATTCTTTTGCCATTATCTCAACCCCTAGCTACCGTTTCTTTTTCACGTACAATATATTCTTTTGGAGCTTCTTCTTCACGCAGTACACGAAGTGCTCCTTCTGCTAATGCTTGTAATTCATCTTCTCCTGGATGTACGATAACATCTGCAATCCAGTCTACTCGTTCTTTTATTTCATCAACAAGAATTTTACTGTAAGCAAGTCCACCAGTTAATACGATTGCATCGATTTTCCCGTGAAGTACAGCGCTAGCTCCGCCAATCTCTTTTGCAACTTGATACGCCATTGCCTTATAAATTAGGGTTGCTTCAGGATCACCTTTTTCAACCATTTGTTCTACTTTAATCGCATCATTTGTACCGATAAGACTTACAAGTCCACCTTGTCCAACAAGTTTTTTGACCATTTCGTCTCGGTAATACTCACCGGAGAAGCACATTTCAACTAATTGTCCTACTGGTACTGTACCCGCACGTTCTGGGCTAAATGGTCCTTCTCCATTTAAACCATTATTCACATCGATAACTTTTCCTTTTTTATGAGCACCAACTGTAATACCGCCGCCCATATGTGTAACTAATAAATTTAAATCCTCATATTTGTGGTTTAATTCTTCAGCTACTTTACGAGCAACTGCTTTTTGATTTAATGCATGGAAAATACTTTTCCGTTCCATACCAGCGATACCACTTATACGAGCAATTGGCTCCATTTCATCTACAACGACAGGGTCTACAATGAATGCTGGAATATTTAATCCAGAAGCAATTTCATATGCTAAAATGCCCCCAAGGTTTGAAGCGTGATGACCGCTAAACCCATTTTTTAAATCTTCTAACATCGCATCGTTTACTGTGTATGTTCCGCCCTCGATTGGACGAAGTAATCCCCCGCGTCCACAAACTGCGTTTAACTTTGAAATGTTAATACCGTGAGAATGTAGAACTTCTAAGATCGTTTCTTTACGAAACTCATATTGGTCAATAATTCGCTTATATTTTCCAATCTGTTCTTCGTCATGACGAATAGTTTCTTCTAAAACGGGTCTTTCATTATCAAAAACACCGATTTTTGTGGATGTACTACCCGGATTAATAACAAGAATTCGATTTAAAGACACTGTTGCTACCTCCACTAATAAATTCAAAAGGAGGCGGAAACCTCATAAGAGGTAACCACACCTTTTGTAAAAGTAATATATGAATGATTAGCGACGGCTAATAATGTCGTGACCGTTGCGTAAGTATGTGCTACGAGAGTTTTTCAAGCTTGCAATGCGCTCTTCAGCTAGACGATCAGCTGCTACATAAGTTGCAATGCCATCGCGTTTTGAAATTTCGATTACTTTTGCAATTGTGTCATAAATTGACTCAACGCGTTTTAATGCACGTTCTCTATTGTATCCATATAACTCGTCTGCTACGTTAATTACGCCACCTGCATTAATTACATAATCTGGTGCGTATACGATACCCATTTCATGAATGATGTCGCCGTGACGATCTTCTTTTAATTGGTTATTTGCAGAACCAGCGATTACTTTTGCTTTAAGTTGTGGGATAGTTTCGTCATTAACTGTTGCGCCTAATGCACATGGTGCGTAAATATCACATTCAACACCGTAAATTTCATTTGGCTCAACTGCTGTTGCACCGAATTCTTCTACTGCACGTTGTACAGCTTCTTTATTAATATCTGTAACGATTAGTTTTGCTCCTTCAGCGTGTAAATGTTTGCATAGGTGATATGCTACGTTACCAACACCTTGAACAGCAATTACTTTTCCTTCTAAATTATCAGTACCGAAAGCCTCTTTCGCAGCAGCTTTCATACCACGATACACACCGTATGCAGTTACTGGAGATGGGTTACCAGAAGAACCGAATGATGGTGAAATACCTGTTACAAAGTCAGTTTCTTCGTGGATAATATCCATATCATCTACTGTTGTACCAACATCTTCAGCTGTAATGTAACGTCCGTTTAGTCCTTGAATGTAACGTCCTAATGCACGGAACATCGCTTCGCTCTTATCTTTACGTGGATCACCGATAATTACTGTTTTCGCACCACCTAAGTTTAAACCAGCTGCTGCGTTTTTGTATGTCATCCCTTTTGCAAGACGCAATGCATCTTCAATCGCCGCTTCTTCAGAATCATATGTCCACATTCTTGTTCCACCAAGAGCTGGTCCAAGTGTTGTATCATGAATTGCAATGATTGCTTTTAAACCAGATTCTTTATCTTGACAAAATACTACTTGCTCATAATCATATTTTTCTAAGTATTCGAAGATTTCTAATGTCATTGTCGTTTCCCCCTAATTGTTTTACCCTATTTGGTTTATTTTGAAGCAGTCGCAACTGCCAATGCTAATGAATATACTTTTGTTTCTGCTGAATCAGCACGAGATGTTAAAACAATCGGTGCTTTTGCGCCAGCAATCATTGCTCCTACTTTTGCATCCGCAAAGTATACGAGTGATTTATATAGCACATTTCCAGCTTCAATCGTTGGGACGAGTAAAATGTCTGCCTTACCTGCTACATCACTTACTATGCCTTTATGTTCTGCTGCAATTTGTGATACTGCATTATCTAAAGCAAGTGGTCCATCAACGACACAATTTTTAATTTGTCCGCGGCGATTCATTTGAGTTAACATCGCTGCATCAATTGTCGCTTGCATCGCAGGATTCACAACCTCTACTGCTGCAATTGGTGCTACCTTTGGCAAATCAATTCCTATTGCCCGGGCAACTTCTACAGTATTCTGTATAATAGCAGCTTTCTGTGTTACATCAGGTGCAATGTTCATCGCTGCATCTGTAACAAAAATGAGACGATCGTAATTTGGAACTTCAAATGCTGCAACGTGTGAAAGTACGCTACCTTTACGAAGTCCCCACTCTTTATTTAATACAGCTTTCAAAATATTTGCTGTTGGGATGTTTCCCTTCATGAGCACATCTGCTTCGCCATTTTTTACAGCTTTCACAGAAAGTTCTGCAGCCTCAGCACTTGACTGTGCTGCAATCACTTCAATATGTTCTGAAGTTTGTAAACTATGTTCTTGTAACATCCCCATTATTTTTTCTTGGTTTCCATATAGACGAAATTGAGCTAGCTGTAATGTAATTGCTTTTGCTACAGCTTCAATTACTTCATGATCTTCAGCTACTGCTACAGCCACAGTTTTTTTAGGCTGGCCTGCCGCTTGATCAATTAAGTGTTCTAACTTCATATTTTGTAATCAACCCTTTCCGTCGTCCCTCGTCTTTTTATAAAGCAAATACCGTGCCAACTTTTTAAAGTGGTCTTACCAATAATGAAAACGCATTCAAAATGCAGTAAAATCAATACTTTGGAAAATAACAAAAGATTCTGTCTTATTTTGTCACTTTTTGTATACCATGCAATAAATTGCACGGTACGCAATTTATTGCATGCTATTTTTTGCACACTCATACTTTTCTAGCTTGTAATATAAATTTCGAACCGAAATTCCTAACGCTCTTGCCGTCTGTGTTTTATTTCCACCAAATCTCTCTAAATATTCATGAATGATATTCCCTTCAAACTCCGTTACTAAATGTTCAAGTGGCTTTTCTTCTAACTCAGGTAATAAATGAGCTTGCTTTGACTCCACTTGCTCTTCGTTATGTAATGGAGGTAAATGGTTTACATCAATATAAGTCTCGTTATAATTCATAAAGATAATAGCTCTCCCCAAAATATTTTCAAGTTCCCTCACATTCCCTGGCCATTCATATGATTGTAAATACGAAATAGCCGAATCGGTGAGCCCCTCTATATTCCGGCCATAATCCTGATTAATTTTTTGAATTAATCTTTCTGCAATCGCTGGTATATCACCTTTCCGCTGACGAAGAGATGGAATTTGGATTGGAATTTTATTTAATCGATAATATAAATCCTCCCTAAACTCTCCTTCTAGAATGGCCTTTTCTAAATTCACGTGTGTTGCTGCAATTACCCGCACATTAATAGGGATCGCTTTCGTTCCACCAACTTTTACAATCTCTTTTTCTTGCAAAACGCGAAGGAGTTTTGCTTGTGTATTTGCAGATAGTTCCCCTATTTCATCTAAAAAGATACTACCGTTATTCGCTTCCTCAAAGAATCCACGTTTTCCCCCTCTTTTCGCGCCAGAAAACGCCCCTTCCTCATAACCAAATAATTCACTTTCTAACAACGTCTCTGAAATAGCTGCACAGTTTACACGAACGAACTTATTATATTTTCGATTACTTCCATTATGGATAGCATGTGCAAACAATTCTTTACCTGTCCCTGACTCCCCGCGTAGCAATACTGTTGCTGGTGTATTCGCCCCCAGTTTCGCCTGCTCAATAGCAGCCGTTGTTTCATCTGAATTTCCGACAATGTCATCAAATGAATATTTCGCTTCTAACGTTCGAATAATTTGCCTTGCTCGATTCAATTCATTTGTTAACTTTTGAATTTCTGATACGTCACGAATTACACCAACGCTTCCTTTTAATATTCCATCCACAATGACCGGTGCTACGTTTACAATTACGTCTCGCTTTTTTTGTCCAATCTTCATATGTATTCCTCGTACCGCCCTACGCGTTCGAAGTACTTTCATATGCATACTTTCACCTTCTACAATATCAGTTGTAGCTGGCTTCCCAATAATGTCCTCTTCTGTTAAACCTGTTAATTTCGTATATGCAGGGTTAATTACTAACCCTCGACCTTTTTCATCCACGACCGAAATGGCTTCCTCAGACGAGTTAATAATCGCCTCAAGTAACGTTTGAATCTCCTTTAAATCTGTAACTTCTTCCGCAAGATCTACAACCTCTGTTATATCTTTAAAAATCGCAAATGCCCCTTGCACTTCTCCTCCTTCTTTTAATATTGGAATACGGGTTGTAATAATTTTCTTTCCATTCTCAAGCGTCAGTTCATAATTTACTTCTATTTGTTTCGTACGTATAATACGAAGCAACTTACTAGTCGGAATAACTTCTAAAATATATTTGCCTACCGCATCTTCTTTTTTATACTCAATAATACGCTCTGCACTTTTATTAAATAGGCGAACTTGTCCTTCTTGATCAATCACTATCATACCGTCATGCGTAGAGTTTAAAATTAAATCACCTTGCTGTGTTTGCTCTTCTAACTTTCCAATTAAATCTTCCTTCTCATGTGCTAATCTCGTAACAATCTTTGCAATATCACCTGGTATAAGAAGAGTATCTTTATGCTTTTTCTTTAATAAATCTTTATGTAAATCATCGTCACCTGTCATATCAAACATTACATCAATGTGCATAGAAAGAAACGGAGTGACACTCTCTCCAATTGCAATCCCGTATTCCTTTGCCATTTGTAACCCTTTTGCTATCGGATTTATATCAATAATCCCTATAATTTGAAATATATTCGAACTCTGTAACAGACGCAGCAGTGTACTACCACCTTCACCTGCACCAACAATTAAAACTTTTTGTTTCATATATTCCACTTCCTCTCGAAGTATCTCTGCAAAATTTTTCACACCCTTATCTTACTCGTTCAGCCCCCTCTTGACAAACCCCCTTTTCATATAACATCATTAAAATAAACAAAATAATCTGAAAAGGAGCGTTTATATGCAGCGTTACCTTGCTCTATTATTAGCACTCATCCCTATTTCATTAGCTGTGCTTGGCATTAAGTTAATGAGAGATACAGTATTTGGGATTCTATTTCCTCCACTCTCTATACTGTGGTTACAATTTTTAATTGGCGCTCTTTGCTTCGGACTCGGTTTTTATATTTTTGGTGGCTTCGTCTTACACCGAGACCGTAAACGAAATAAAGTACAAGCTCGCTTTAGAAGATAGGAAATCCTCACTATTTATCAATAAAAAAATGAGACCGTTACACGCGGCCTCATTTTTTTATTGGCAATAACGTTCTTGCCGTTTCAGGATAATCAGTAATAATTGCGGAAATTTTCATATCAAAATATTTCCGCATAAGTGTTTCTTCATTAATTGTATAGGGGCGAACCTCTACATCACTTTCCATCGTTAGTTCAGCAATAGCATCTTGAAGATAACGATAATTGGGGTGTACTGCTGTAGCGCCCATTTTTTTCGCATATGCCCATGGACTATGCAAACCTTCGCGATATAAAATCGCTGTTTGGATATCAGGAGCCATCATATGACACCTTTTCATACTGTAGTGATTAAATGAGGAAAATATAACACGATCTTCTAAATTAAATTTACGTACAAGCGTTATAACTTCTTCCTCTAAGCCTCTGTATGGAATTTTATTATTTTTAAGTTCAATATTAATCAACAACTCTGTTTGTTCAATCCATTCTAACACTTCTTCTAAAAGAGGTATTTTACAAAACCCTACTTTATTACCAAATTTATAGCTCGCATCTAATTTACATAAATCCTCATATACATAATTTCGAACCGCACCTTTTCCATTTGTTGTCCGGTTCACTGTTTCATCATGAATGACGACAACCTTTCCGTCTTTCGTTAATTGAACATCAAGTTCAATCCCATCCGCTCTAAAAGATTCCGCTGCTTCAAATGAAATCATCGTATTTTCTGGGTATGTTCCCGCTGCACCACGATGTGCAAATATAAGAGTCATCCTCACTCCCCCAATCTTATGCTATACTATACGAAAAAGGAGGTACTTCTATGAGACCATTACAAATTTCTCCAGATACTGCTGTCCGCCTATCAAAAGCATTAGGTGTTCCACTTGAACAACTTATGCATATGCCGCAGCACATTTTAATTCAAAAACTAGTTGAATTAGAAAAACAAAATAAAGACGAAGAATAATACAGTCCTGTTTTGCAGGACTTTTTATTATTTTCTCTATTATATCATGGATGACTTCCTCGCTTAAATTTAATCCCCCCCTATTAAAGAAGGGCTGTTTTCAATGCTTCCTCAAGCATTGTGTTGCAATCATTATATGTATTCATCACTGTACCAGATGGTTTATCAAGTTCTAGATAAGTACCGTCTAATAAGTTTTTACAGAACCATGCTATATTTGAATCTCCAAGGAAAAGATACTCTTTTTGAAATTCATTTTCATAACAAATCTCATTCGTGTCTATAAAGCCGCAAATTTGTTCATCTTTTTCTGTATCTAACAAATAAGAGTCAACTCCATAAAGTACTAGCCCATTAAAATCTAATCCATTTACAGTTTTAAGAAACTCCTCATATTCACTCGGTAAGTCAACATTAAAACTCTCTTTCATGCGTTCTCTTAATTTCTGAACGTCACTATCTGTTGCGGGTATATTCAGTTTATCATTAAAACTTTTCTCTATTTTTTCAATTTCTAAAATCAGATTTTTCCACATATAAATTTCACCATTGCTTCAGCTTGAATCTGTTCAAAAATTTCTTTTTCATTTCCCTCATAATTGTTTAACATTCTTAGAATTTCTGAAACCTTTGCATCCATCTTACTAACTCCTATCAGTTATTTTAGGACTTTTTTTACATGTCCGTTTCTGAATCCCATACCTCTATAAATTCAAAACCTTTTAAATCACTTTCTAAAATTATATTTCTCAATTCATCTGATACAAAAACGGAAGTCGGATGGATTCTTTGATTTATATAGACTTTAAAAATCA
This Bacillus paramycoides DNA region includes the following protein-coding sequences:
- a CDS encoding leucine dehydrogenase, with product MTLEIFEYLEKYDYEQVVFCQDKESGLKAIIAIHDTTLGPALGGTRMWTYDSEEAAIEDALRLAKGMTYKNAAAGLNLGGAKTVIIGDPRKDKSEAMFRALGRYIQGLNGRYITAEDVGTTVDDMDIIHEETDFVTGISPSFGSSGNPSPVTAYGVYRGMKAAAKEAFGTDNLEGKVIAVQGVGNVAYHLCKHLHAEGAKLIVTDINKEAVQRAVEEFGATAVEPNEIYGVECDIYAPCALGATVNDETIPQLKAKVIAGSANNQLKEDRHGDIIHEMGIVYAPDYVINAGGVINVADELYGYNRERALKRVESIYDTIAKVIEISKRDGIATYVAADRLAEERIASLKNSRSTYLRNGHDIISRR
- a CDS encoding YrhA family protein → MWKNLILEIEKIEKSFNDKLNIPATDSDVQKLRERMKESFNVDLPSEYEEFLKTVNGLDFNGLVLYGVDSYLLDTEKDEQICGFIDTNEICYENEFQKEYLFLGDSNIAWFCKNLLDGTYLELDKPSGTVMNTYNDCNTMLEEALKTALL
- a CDS encoding glycerophosphodiester phosphodiesterase, with the protein product MTLIFAHRGAAGTYPENTMISFEAAESFRADGIELDVQLTKDGKVVVIHDETVNRTTNGKGAVRNYVYEDLCKLDASYKFGNKVGFCKIPLLEEVLEWIEQTELLINIELKNNKIPYRGLEEEVITLVRKFNLEDRVIFSSFNHYSMKRCHMMAPDIQTAILYREGLHSPWAYAKKMGATAVHPNYRYLQDAIAELTMESDVEVRPYTINEETLMRKYFDMKISAIITDYPETARTLLPIKK
- a CDS encoding YycC family protein, with protein sequence MRPLQISPDTAVRLSKALGVPLEQLMHMPQHILIQKLVELEKQNKDEE
- the yqiS gene encoding phosphate butyryltransferase, with amino-acid sequence MKLEHLIDQAAGQPKKTVAVAVAEDHEVIEAVAKAITLQLAQFRLYGNQEKIMGMLQEHSLQTSEHIEVIAAQSSAEAAELSVKAVKNGEADVLMKGNIPTANILKAVLNKEWGLRKGSVLSHVAAFEVPNYDRLIFVTDAAMNIAPDVTQKAAIIQNTVEVARAIGIDLPKVAPIAAVEVVNPAMQATIDAAMLTQMNRRGQIKNCVVDGPLALDNAVSQIAAEHKGIVSDVAGKADILLVPTIEAGNVLYKSLVYFADAKVGAMIAGAKAPIVLTSRADSAETKVYSLALAVATASK
- the buk gene encoding butyrate kinase is translated as MSLNRILVINPGSTSTKIGVFDNERPVLEETIRHDEEQIGKYKRIIDQYEFRKETILEVLHSHGINISKLNAVCGRGGLLRPIEGGTYTVNDAMLEDLKNGFSGHHASNLGGILAYEIASGLNIPAFIVDPVVVDEMEPIARISGIAGMERKSIFHALNQKAVARKVAEELNHKYEDLNLLVTHMGGGITVGAHKKGKVIDVNNGLNGEGPFSPERAGTVPVGQLVEMCFSGEYYRDEMVKKLVGQGGLVSLIGTNDAIKVEQMVEKGDPEATLIYKAMAYQVAKEIGGASAVLHGKIDAIVLTGGLAYSKILVDEIKERVDWIADVIVHPGEDELQALAEGALRVLREEEAPKEYIVREKETVARG
- a CDS encoding DUF2627 domain-containing protein; protein product: MQRYLALLLALIPISLAVLGIKLMRDTVFGILFPPLSILWLQFLIGALCFGLGFYIFGGFVLHRDRKRNKVQARFRR
- a CDS encoding sigma-54-dependent Fis family transcriptional regulator; this encodes MKQKVLIVGAGEGGSTLLRLLQSSNIFQIIGIIDINPIAKGLQMAKEYGIAIGESVTPFLSMHIDVMFDMTGDDDLHKDLLKKKHKDTLLIPGDIAKIVTRLAHEKEDLIGKLEEQTQQGDLILNSTHDGMIVIDQEGQVRLFNKSAERIIEYKKEDAVGKYILEVIPTSKLLRIIRTKQIEVNYELTLENGKKIITTRIPILKEGGEVQGAFAIFKDITEVVDLAEEVTDLKEIQTLLEAIINSSEEAISVVDEKGRGLVINPAYTKLTGLTEEDIIGKPATTDIVEGESMHMKVLRTRRAVRGIHMKIGQKKRDVIVNVAPVIVDGILKGSVGVIRDVSEIQKLTNELNRARQIIRTLEAKYSFDDIVGNSDETTAAIEQAKLGANTPATVLLRGESGTGKELFAHAIHNGSNRKYNKFVRVNCAAISETLLESELFGYEEGAFSGAKRGGKRGFFEEANNGSIFLDEIGELSANTQAKLLRVLQEKEIVKVGGTKAIPINVRVIAATHVNLEKAILEGEFREDLYYRLNKIPIQIPSLRQRKGDIPAIAERLIQKINQDYGRNIEGLTDSAISYLQSYEWPGNVRELENILGRAIIFMNYNETYIDVNHLPPLHNEEQVESKQAHLLPELEEKPLEHLVTEFEGNIIHEYLERFGGNKTQTARALGISVRNLYYKLEKYECAKNSMQ